TATGGTGAGTGGTGGGATAAGCCTACAACGCTTCACCGATCTTTTCCTGCCAATCTCTCTTCGACTTGGAAACAATTTTCTTCAGAAGGTTGCACAATGTCTTGTTAAATGCCTCAGCTAACTCATTTGCGGCGGTGTTATACATGGATGACTTGTACtgcttgaatttgaatttttcacacaACCTATCCATCAAACTGTTGGAGAATTGTCTCCTGTTATCCATCACGATCTCATGGGGAATACCATACCGATAAATGATATGAGTGCGGATAAAATCCACCACGTTTTCTTTCTTAGCTTCCATGCTTCGAAAAGCCACGAGGCTATGGTCGTATGCAGAGGCTCGGGCGgttgatgaatgaaatttaCGTGATATTGATAGGCTTCACACTTCTTTGTATAATCCATCGATTCCTAGATCATCCCCGGTCAATAGTAACCCATTCTTTTCAGGTGGAATTATAGCTTTTGTCCAGCTTGATGTGCGTCACATACGCCTGAGTGTGCTTCCTCCAAAGCCTTTGCTGACTCGTCTTTACTAAGGCATCGAATGAAAAGTCCTTCAAGGGATCGACGGTATAGGACCCTTTTGTAGTAAATGAAATGCGCGACCCTTCTTCGAACCTCGGTTTACGGCGGGGGTCATCCGGAAGCCTTCCATGCTCAAGGTAATCTATAATGGGCTATCGTCAGTCTTCCTCGTCAGTTAGGTAGACTGATATCGCATTCGTTTCCCCACA
The nucleotide sequence above comes from Benincasa hispida cultivar B227 chromosome 3, ASM972705v1, whole genome shotgun sequence. Encoded proteins:
- the LOC120073636 gene encoding uncharacterized protein LOC120073636, producing MEAKKENVVDFIRTHIIYRYGIPHEIVMDNRRQFSNSLMDRLCEKFKFKQYKSSMYNTAANELAEAFNKTLCNLLKKIVSKSKRDWQEKIGEALVEAVLPLEREIPSLRMAVQEGLTIEDNAKLWLKELEALNDE